One segment of Chelonia mydas isolate rCheMyd1 chromosome 13, rCheMyd1.pri.v2, whole genome shotgun sequence DNA contains the following:
- the LOC119567821 gene encoding olfactory receptor 958-like, whose amino-acid sequence MGLVNHTVVTHFILLGIPNADGLQTILFITFLAFYLCTLLGNLIIFSAILADPRLHTPMYFFLCNLSLLDIGISSISIPKYLTILWGQSRVISLGGCMSQVFFGHFLGSTECLLYTVMAYDRYVAICHPLRYLLIMNRRVCALLAAGTWITSSFHATILTSLTFTLPYCGSNVVDYFFCDIFPVVKLACADTYIIETVTLTDIGLVPMTCFLLILASYFRIIYSVLNMNSAERWRKAASTCASHLVVVTLFFSPCALIYTQPQRSKVLMTAVQIFGNVVTPMLNPAIYTLRNKEVKAALKKLRGGLMPER is encoded by the coding sequence ATGGGGCTGGTCAACCACACTGTGGTGACTCATTTCATCCTCTTAGGGATCCCCAATGCCGATGGCCTCCAGACCATCCTCTTCATCACATTCTTAGCCTTCTACCTCTGCACGCTACTGGGCAACCTGATCATCTTCTCAGCCATCCTCGCTGACCCCCGCTTGCACAcccccatgtatttcttcctctgcaatcTCTCCTTGCTAGACATTGGAATCTCTTCCATCAGCATCCCTAAATATCTGACCATCCTCTGGGGTCAGAGCAGAGTCATCTCGCTGGGCGGGTGCATGTCCCAGGTCTTCTTTGGGCACTTCCTGGGCAGCACCGAGTGCCTGCTCTACACTGTCATGGCCTATGACAGGTATGTGGCCATCTGCCACCCGCTGCGGTACCTGCTCATCATGAACCGGAGGGTGTGCGCCCTCCTGGCCGCCGGCACCTGGATCACTAGCTCCTTCCACGCCACCATCCTTACCAGCCTGACCTTCACGCTGCCCTACTGTGGGTCCAATGTGGTGGACTATTTCTTCTGTGACATCTTCCCGGTGGTCAAGCTGGCCTGTGCAGACACGTACATCATCGAGACCGTGACCTTGACAGACATTGGTCTGGTGCCCATGACTTGCTTCCTCCTTATCCTCGCATCCTACTTCAGGATCATCTACTCCGTCTTGAATATGAACTCGGCCGAAAGGTGGCGCAAAGCAGCCTCCACTTGCGCCTCGCATCTGGTAGTGGTGACGCTTTTCTTTAGTCCCTGTGCCCTGATCTACACTCAGCCCCAGCGGAGCAAAGTGCTGATGACTGCTGTGCAGATCTTCGGCAACGTGGTCACGCCCATGCTGAACCCAGCCATCTACACGCTGAGGAACAAGGAGGTGAAAGCGGCTCTGAAAAAACTGAGAGGGGGTCTAATGCCTGAACGTTGA
- the LOC119567822 gene encoding granzyme H isoform X2 gives MVMMLILILLPAAFLLPPGAGAGEIIGGWEAKPHSRPYMAYLLIRRGDKTIFCGGFLVSKNFVLTAAHCKGDKITVTLGAHDITKRERSRQVIPVRRQYPHKDYNKKSFNNDIMLLQGDSGGPLVCRNTAQGIVSWGPPTPPGVYTKVSTFIPWIRATMKRLQPRAKPGIAAGAGAASLLSFGDAQM, from the exons ATGGTGATGATGCTGATCCTGATCCTGCTGCCGgcggcctttctcctgccccccggggctggggctg GTGAGATCATCGGGGGCTGGGAagccaagccccactccagacccTACATGGCCTATCTGTTAATACGACGTGGAGACAAGACTATTTTCTGTGGAGGGTTCCTGGTGTCAAAGAACTTCGTGCTGACGGCCGCTCACTGCAAGGGAGA CAAGATCACTGTCACCCTGGGAGCCCATGACATTACCAAACGGGAAAGGAGCCGACAAGTGATCCCTGTGAGACGCCAGTACCCCCACAAGGATTATAACAAGAAGTCCTTTAACAATGACATCATGCTGCTGCAG GGCGATTCTGGAGGCCCCCTGGTGTGCAGGAATACAGCCCAGGGCATCGTCTCTTGGGGgcctcccacccctcccgggGTGTACACGAAAGTCTCCACCTTCATCCCCTGGATACGGGCAACGATGAaaaggctgcagcccagagccaaGCCGGGAATAGCagcgggggctggagctgcatCGCTTCTGTCCTTTGGTGATGCCCAGATGTAG
- the LOC119567822 gene encoding granzyme H isoform X1 gives MVMMLILILLPAAFLLPPGAGAGEIIGGWEAKPHSRPYMAYLLIRRGDKTIFCGGFLVSKNFVLTAAHCKGDKITVTLGAHDITKRERSRQVIPVRRQYPHKDYNKKSFNNDIMLLQLAKRAKLNRSVRTISLPRASERVEARATCSVAGWGGTCTGCTSTPARLQEVDVLVMQDAACPRNTYGPYRYYNASTMMCVGDPKMGKDSWKGDSGGPLVCRNTAQGIVSWGPPTPPGVYTKVSTFIPWIRATMKRLQPRAKPGIAAGAGAASLLSFGDAQM, from the exons ATGGTGATGATGCTGATCCTGATCCTGCTGCCGgcggcctttctcctgccccccggggctggggctg GTGAGATCATCGGGGGCTGGGAagccaagccccactccagacccTACATGGCCTATCTGTTAATACGACGTGGAGACAAGACTATTTTCTGTGGAGGGTTCCTGGTGTCAAAGAACTTCGTGCTGACGGCCGCTCACTGCAAGGGAGA CAAGATCACTGTCACCCTGGGAGCCCATGACATTACCAAACGGGAAAGGAGCCGACAAGTGATCCCTGTGAGACGCCAGTACCCCCACAAGGATTATAACAAGAAGTCCTTTAACAATGACATCATGCTGCTGCAG CTGGCAAAGAGAGCGAAGCTGAACAGATCGGTGCGTACCATCTCCCTGCCCCGCGCCAGCGAGAGAGTTGAGGCCAGGGCCACCTGCAGCGTCGCCGGCTGGGGCGGCACTTGCACAGGTTGTACATCGACCCCGGCCAGGCTCCAGGAGGTGGACGTGTTGGTGATGCAGGATGCTGCATGTCCTAGGAATACTTACGGGCCATACCGTTACTATAATGCTTCCACCATGATGTGTGTGGGGGATCCAAAGATGGGCAAAGACTCTTGGAAG GGCGATTCTGGAGGCCCCCTGGTGTGCAGGAATACAGCCCAGGGCATCGTCTCTTGGGGgcctcccacccctcccgggGTGTACACGAAAGTCTCCACCTTCATCCCCTGGATACGGGCAACGATGAaaaggctgcagcccagagccaaGCCGGGAATAGCagcgggggctggagctgcatCGCTTCTGTCCTTTGGTGATGCCCAGATGTAG